From the genome of Perca fluviatilis chromosome 1, GENO_Pfluv_1.0, whole genome shotgun sequence, one region includes:
- the LOC120566000 gene encoding LOW QUALITY PROTEIN: NACHT, LRR and PYD domains-containing protein 12-like (The sequence of the model RefSeq protein was modified relative to this genomic sequence to represent the inferred CDS: inserted 2 bases in 1 codon), translated as MKKEDLFNTLEDLKEDEFELFKWYLQQQDILEGYQSIKVSKLENAERQDTVDVMVKTYHLHGALKVTKKVLEKINRNDLVQSLPDTSSGPEVDASGVEDTKDGIVPVPKPPRHISYYQQKLQPNLQNEFLCAQEGWAQNKDGRPLDDIYTPLYIKDTGDVHINTQHEVRQIEVVKPADTETTIAPCDMFKHPSVKNRPIRTVLTNGIAGIGKTFLVHKFVLDWAEGRANQDVNLIFPFTFRXLNLKKGEKWCLAELIHECIWETRDIKEEALNHIFTALQSSGNTNFDRSEFKLLFVLDGLDESHLDLDCSTNKNQTVKIDVTAPTSVDELLTNLIKKKLLPSARIWITTRPAAANQIHSDFVDIMTEVRGFTDPQKEEYFRKRFTDQERASRIISHIKTSRSLHIMCHIPVFCWITATVLEDMLKTREEGELPKTLTEMYAEFLKFQIHQTKEKYDPGECIQYIESLAKLAYRQLEKGNLIFYKKDLEESVIDVSGASVCSGVFTEIFKEQRGRKNDKKKIFSFIHLSVQEFMAALHVERAVINRKKNVMFGQSFREQAQLVFSKKSMMANVHRFAIDKALQSPNGHLDLFLRFLMGLSLQTNQDLLKDLLAQTGNSSQTNQDTVEYIKMKISEDLSPERSINLFHCLNELNCSLVEEIQQYLSLGSISTDKLSPAQWSALVFILLSSGNDLDVFDLKKYSASEEALLRLLPVVKASKKALLSSCNLSERSCEALSSVLSSESSSLRELDMSNNNLKDSGGKLLSAVLESPHCKLETLRLSDCDLSERSCEDLSSVLRSQSSSLRELDLSNNDLKDSGGKLLSAGLGSPHCKLETLRLSGCNLSERSCEDLSSVLSSESSSLREVDLSNNDLKDSGGKLLPTGVKSPHCKLETLRLNGCNLSERSCEDLSSFLSSESSSLRELDLSNNDLKDLGVKQLSAGLESQHCKLETLSTFFSSSMQLFPSNKL; from the exons ATGAAGAAAGAGGACCTTTTCAACACTCTGGAGGATTTAAAAGAAGATGAATTTGAGCTATTCAAATGGTATCTGCAGCAGCAAGACATCCTGGAAGGCTACCAAAGCATCAAAGTGTCCAAGTTGGAGAACGCAGAAAGGCAGGACACGGTGGATGTGATGGTTAAAACCTATCATCTTCATGGAGCTCTGAAGGTGACCAAGAAGGTTTTAGAGAAGATCAACAGGAATGATCTGGTCCAGAGTCTGCCAGACACTAGCTCAGGACCAGAAG TGGATGCCAGTGGTGTTGAAGACACTAAAG ACGGGATTGTTCCAGTGCCAAAGCCACCACGACACATCTCATATTACCAACAAAAGCTTCAGCCAAACCTCCAGAATGAGTTTTTGTGTGCACAAGAGGGGTGGGCACAGAATAAAGATGGGCGACCTCTGGATGATATCTACACACCTCTGTACATCAAAGATACTGGTGACgtacacatcaacacacagcaTGAGGTCAGGCAGATTGAGGTGGTGAAGCCAGCAGATACAGAGACAACAATTGCACCTTGTGACATGTTCAAACACCCCTCTGTAAAAAACAGACCCATAAGAACAGTGCTGACAAATGGAATCGCAGGAATTGGAAAAACATTTCTTGTGCACAAGTTTGTGTTGGACTGGGCTGAGGGAAGAGCCAATCAAGATGTGAATCTCATTTTCCCCTTCACCTTCCG GCTGAATTTAAAGAAGGGGGAAAAGTGGTGTTTGGCAGAGCTCATTCATGAATGTATCTGGGAGACCAGAGACATCAAGGAAGAAGCTCTTAATCACATCTTTACAGCTCTGCAGTCATCAGGAAACACCAACTTTGACAGGAGTGAATTCAaacttctgtttgttttggatgGACTGGATGAGAGCCACCTTGATCTGGACTGCTCCACCAATAAAAACCAGACAGTTAAAATTGATGTGACAGCGCCGACCTCAGTGGACGAGCTGCTCACGAACCTCATCAAGAAgaaactgcttccctctgctcgcatctggataaccacacgacctgcagcagccaatcagatccatTCTGATTTTGTAGACATcatgacagaggtcagagggttcactgacccacagaaggaggagtactttaGAAAGAGATTCACAGATCAGGAGCgggccagcagaatcatctcccacatcaagacatcacggagcctccacatcatgtgccacatcccagtcttctgctggatcactgctacagttctggaggacatgttgaagaccagagaggaaggagagctgcccaagaccctgactgagatgtacgcAGAATTCCTGAAGTTTCAGATTCATCAGACAAAAGAGAAGTATGACCCAGGAGAATGCATTCAGTACATTGAGTCATTAGCAAAACTGGCTTACCGTCAGTTGGAAAagggcaacctgatcttctacaAGAAAGATCTAGAAGAGAGTGTCATTGACGTCAGTGGAGCCTCGGTGTGCTCAGGAGTGTTCACGGAGATCTTCAAAGAGCAACGTGGGAGGaagaatgataaaaaaaagatctttagcttcatccatctgagtgttcaggagtttatggctgctcttcatgtagAGAGGGCAGTCATTAACAGAAAGAAGAATGTGATGTTTGGGCAAAGTTTTCGTGAACAAGCGCAACTGGTTTTCAGCAAAAAATCTATGATGGCTAACGTTCACAGGTTTGCTATTgacaaggccttacagagtccaaacggccacctggacttgttccttCGCTTCCTCATGGGTCTTTCCCTGCAGACCAATCAGGATCTCCTCAAAGACCTGCTGGCTCAGACAGGAAATAGCTCACAGACCAATCAGGATACAGTCGAGTACATCAAGATGAAGATCAGTGAGGATCTGTCTccagagagaagcatcaatctgttccactgccTGAATGAACTGAATTGTTCTCTAGTGGAGGAGATCCAACAGTATCTGAGTTTAGGAAGTATCTCCAcagataaactgtctcctgctcagtggtcagctctggtcttcatcttactgtcatcaggaaatgatctggacgtgtttgacctgaagaaatactctgcttcagaggaggctcttctgaggctgctgccagtggtcaaagcctccaaaaAAGCTCT GCTGAGTAGCTGTAACCtatcagagagaagctgtgaagcgctgtcctcagttctcagctcagagtcctctagtctgagagagctggacatgagtaacaacaacctaaaggattcaggagggaaacTGCTTTCTGCTGTACTCGAGAGCCCACACTGTAAACTGGAGACACTCAG GCTGAGCGACTGTgatctgtcagagagaagctgtgaagatctgtcctcagttctcagatcacagtcctctagtctgagagagctggacctgagtaacaacgacctaaaggattcaggagggaagctcCTTTCTGCTGGACTTGGAAGTCCACACTGtaaactggagactctcag GCTGAGTGggtgtaacctgtcagagagaagctgtgaagatctGTCCTCAGTGCTCAGCTccgagtcctctagtctgagagaggtGGACCTCAGTAACAATGACctgaaggattcaggagggaagctgctTCCTACTGGagtgaagagtccacactgtaaactggagactctcag GCTGaatggctgtaacctgtcagagagaagctgtgaagatctGTCCTCATTTCTTAGCTcagagtcctctagtctgagagagctggacctgagtaacaacgacCTGAAGGATTTAGGAGTGAAGCAGCTCTCTGCTGGACTGGAGAGTCAACATTGtaaactggagactctcag